The Exiguobacterium acetylicum genome includes a window with the following:
- a CDS encoding class I SAM-dependent methyltransferase — protein sequence MKERIVIGAGPYHNNPGWYHTQEDELNLLNWSDWETLCSSDTLQAILAEHVWEHLTLEEGKEAARHCYAYLEQGGYVRCAVPDGYFRDDAYQTIVQVGGPGPADHPAASHKIVYTYETLQNVFEEAGFQVRLLEYYDENGVFHQADWKGTDGIIFRSKRYDPRNTEQMKFPSLILDAIKPNV from the coding sequence ATGAAAGAACGCATCGTTATTGGGGCGGGACCGTATCATAATAATCCAGGATGGTATCATACACAGGAAGATGAGCTGAATCTGCTCAATTGGTCTGATTGGGAGACATTGTGTTCGAGCGACACGTTGCAAGCAATTCTTGCCGAGCATGTCTGGGAGCATTTGACGCTCGAAGAAGGAAAGGAAGCAGCACGGCACTGTTACGCCTATCTTGAGCAAGGGGGTTACGTCCGCTGTGCAGTCCCGGACGGTTATTTTCGGGATGACGCCTACCAAACAATCGTTCAAGTCGGTGGTCCGGGTCCTGCTGACCATCCAGCAGCGAGTCACAAAATCGTCTATACGTATGAAACGCTACAGAACGTATTTGAAGAAGCTGGATTTCAAGTACGACTACTTGAATATTACGATGAGAACGGAGTATTTCATCAAGCGGACTGGAAAGGTACAGACGGTATCATTTTCAGGTCGAAACGATATGATCCTCGGAATACAGAACAGATGAAATTTCCTTCGTTAATTCTTGATGCGATAAAACCGAATGTCTAA
- a CDS encoding AAA family ATPase: MRPERLTLRAFGPFAGEETIDFTALAGRTMFVISGNTGAGKTTIFDALTFALYGETSGGEREMSELRSHFAVPEQKTEVELEFTLKGERYRIIRQPSQPHPVNKTGYSHEAEFARFDGTMWKPLAVKIPEIKQRVQELIQLDHKQFSQILLLPQNKFRELLMAESKDKLQILKQLFKTEHYGEFQQRLHRQALDLAARIKETKTKQWAKLEELPLQSNWSELTEADIRLRMDALTTERDESLATARQAEVQTRAILEEKTLLLQQGEQLESAFQEQEQLHRTAQKLHDRLPEIERMQEEATAAERAQVVGPIHDQWQQDQEQLTQLKQRKQETEQQVTRLTERQAVVQAKVERLLAEEPNIEQLNRRLEKIQEERERLEAEAVLRQQQQQLTERLKQLDPETLRKQLEQVRVDRKTVQEQLRPLQNVGVERLQAQERRFTLQQLATKYAEHDKLEAERQQLIVRGTSVRDQKETAARQYEEARKHEREQLAAELAKGLTDGTACPVCGSTTHPQHAVVVAQELSVDVAQQRFLEAQQAHQELQASYRTIAERLQQLTTEIQKTSENESGHADIALQLREVEQTEARLAASQTEKGRLETRLQQLEQSMEQLQLNIDRVVKDRTGIESELAHLTGRLSQSGETAKSLPELREEQQQAETRIKQFEQDKQHQLRKKEQLDRDLAEQQGRFRQLTEALAEQSDRLTKREQELRVVLSEEAFPTIEAFREARRSREDLRHLHERLEQDRSERQELKLKQEHVRLKTDGQVRPNLDVLRTAVKETTDTLAEQTDRRVGLEKERAHINQLMAAWENLQRQIEDEDARYGIIGELARVGVGENAQRMTFETYVQTAYFDEILFAANRHLHEMTSGRFQLERKTEAGKGLKKYGLDLNVFDAYTSQTRHVKTLSGGESFKASLALALGLSEVVQEASGGVSLETMFIDEGFGTLDPESLEQAIETLLSIQASGRMVGIISHVQELKSRVDAKIEVKQGKTGSTITLVVE; the protein is encoded by the coding sequence ATGCGCCCAGAACGACTGACATTACGCGCCTTTGGACCGTTTGCTGGCGAAGAGACGATTGATTTCACGGCACTTGCCGGGCGGACGATGTTCGTCATTTCTGGAAATACCGGAGCAGGAAAAACGACGATTTTCGATGCGCTGACATTCGCTCTGTACGGTGAGACGTCTGGTGGTGAACGGGAAATGAGCGAACTGCGCAGTCATTTCGCTGTGCCCGAGCAAAAGACGGAAGTCGAACTGGAGTTCACCCTTAAAGGGGAACGGTACCGGATCATCCGCCAACCGAGTCAACCGCATCCGGTCAACAAAACTGGCTATTCGCATGAAGCCGAGTTCGCGCGGTTCGACGGAACGATGTGGAAACCGCTTGCGGTCAAGATTCCGGAAATCAAGCAACGCGTTCAAGAATTGATCCAGCTCGACCATAAACAGTTTTCACAAATTCTTTTGTTACCACAAAATAAGTTCCGCGAACTGTTGATGGCAGAGTCGAAAGATAAGCTCCAGATTCTCAAGCAGCTGTTCAAGACGGAGCACTACGGTGAATTCCAGCAACGCTTGCACCGGCAAGCACTTGATCTTGCAGCACGGATTAAGGAAACGAAGACGAAACAGTGGGCCAAGCTCGAAGAACTACCCTTGCAATCGAACTGGAGTGAACTGACGGAAGCAGACATACGTCTGCGGATGGACGCCTTGACGACAGAACGCGACGAATCGTTAGCAACTGCACGTCAAGCTGAAGTACAGACACGCGCAATCCTTGAAGAAAAAACACTGTTGTTGCAGCAAGGCGAACAACTCGAATCCGCATTTCAGGAACAAGAGCAACTCCACCGGACAGCACAAAAGTTGCACGACCGGTTACCGGAGATTGAGCGGATGCAAGAAGAAGCAACAGCGGCTGAACGCGCTCAAGTTGTTGGACCGATTCATGATCAGTGGCAACAAGATCAGGAACAACTGACGCAACTTAAGCAGCGGAAGCAGGAAACGGAGCAACAGGTCACTCGTTTAACGGAGCGACAAGCGGTTGTACAAGCGAAAGTCGAGCGGTTATTGGCCGAAGAACCGAACATCGAACAATTAAATCGTCGCCTTGAAAAAATTCAGGAAGAGCGCGAACGCTTAGAAGCGGAAGCCGTCTTGCGACAACAGCAACAACAACTTACAGAACGGTTAAAACAACTCGATCCGGAAACGTTACGAAAACAACTGGAACAAGTACGGGTGGATCGTAAGACGGTTCAAGAACAACTTCGTCCGCTGCAAAACGTCGGAGTGGAACGCTTACAGGCACAAGAACGTCGATTTACCTTACAACAGCTAGCGACGAAGTACGCTGAACATGACAAGTTGGAAGCAGAACGACAACAATTGATCGTTCGTGGTACAAGCGTTCGAGATCAAAAAGAAACAGCGGCTCGCCAATATGAAGAAGCACGTAAACATGAACGGGAACAACTGGCTGCTGAACTTGCGAAAGGACTGACGGACGGAACGGCTTGTCCTGTTTGTGGTAGCACGACCCATCCGCAACACGCTGTCGTCGTCGCGCAGGAACTATCCGTCGACGTAGCGCAACAGCGGTTCCTAGAAGCACAACAGGCGCATCAAGAGTTGCAAGCCTCTTACCGGACGATTGCGGAGCGTCTGCAACAACTGACGACCGAGATTCAAAAGACCAGTGAAAACGAGTCAGGACACGCTGATATTGCGTTACAGCTCCGGGAAGTCGAACAGACGGAAGCACGGTTAGCGGCATCGCAGACGGAAAAAGGACGTCTTGAGACACGCCTGCAACAACTTGAGCAATCCATGGAGCAGCTACAACTGAACATCGATAGGGTGGTAAAAGACCGTACTGGTATCGAATCGGAACTGGCACATCTAACGGGTCGTTTGAGTCAATCCGGAGAAACCGCGAAATCGTTACCAGAACTACGTGAGGAACAACAACAGGCAGAAACGCGTATCAAACAGTTTGAGCAAGACAAACAACACCAGTTACGCAAGAAGGAGCAGCTCGATCGTGACTTAGCAGAACAACAAGGACGATTCCGTCAATTGACTGAAGCACTTGCGGAACAGAGCGATCGCTTAACGAAACGCGAACAGGAACTACGTGTTGTCTTATCAGAAGAAGCGTTCCCAACGATTGAAGCCTTCCGTGAAGCGAGACGGTCGCGCGAAGACCTTCGTCATCTCCACGAACGACTCGAGCAGGATCGCTCAGAGCGGCAGGAACTGAAGTTAAAACAGGAACACGTTCGCTTGAAGACGGACGGACAGGTTCGTCCGAATCTTGATGTGTTGCGGACGGCGGTAAAAGAGACGACGGATACACTAGCAGAGCAAACGGATCGGCGGGTTGGGCTAGAGAAGGAACGGGCACACATTAATCAATTGATGGCAGCTTGGGAAAACTTGCAACGCCAAATCGAAGATGAGGACGCAAGATACGGCATCATCGGAGAACTCGCCCGTGTCGGTGTCGGTGAAAATGCACAACGAATGACATTCGAGACGTATGTTCAAACGGCATACTTCGACGAAATCTTGTTTGCTGCGAACCGACATCTGCATGAGATGACATCCGGTCGTTTCCAGCTTGAACGGAAAACAGAAGCCGGAAAAGGGCTCAAGAAATATGGGCTGGATTTAAATGTCTTTGATGCCTATACGTCACAAACACGTCACGTCAAGACGTTATCCGGTGGAGAGAGCTTCAAGGCGTCGCTCGCACTTGCGCTCGGACTGTCAGAAGTCGTCCAAGAAGCGAGTGGTGGGGTATCACTCGAGACGATGTTCATCGATGAAGGATTCGGAACGCTTGATCCGGAATCGCTCGAACAAGCAATCGAGACGTTACTCTCAATCCAAGCGAGCGGTCGAATGGTTGGGATCATCAGTCATGTCCAGGAACTCAAATCACGTGTTGATGCCAAAATCGAAGTCAAACAAGGAAAAACGGGGTCGACGATTACACTAGTCGTCGAGTAA
- a CDS encoding nuclease-related domain-containing protein: MDNVIVTFLPFLIQVGLLMVLFFFGTFGLFFFVKRNSYHGSRYYRLTREPFLRIVRDKGKWGEYLTTRQLDQVSGYGTYVFNTYLPRARGEGTTEIDVTFIHESGIYVLESKNYSGWIFGREQDRQWTQQFQNRFKQRFYNPIKQNEGHLKSMQRFLEGTDPALFHSLIVFSERCELKKITVDSAHVRVLKRNVLRKTIERLATEKPLTPSQVDAIAGKLGVHSQVDRATQQAHIEGIRQRQAK; this comes from the coding sequence GTGGACAATGTGATAGTGACATTTTTGCCGTTTCTGATTCAAGTCGGACTGCTCATGGTGCTGTTCTTCTTCGGAACGTTTGGTCTGTTTTTCTTCGTTAAACGCAATTCGTATCACGGCAGTCGTTATTATCGATTAACACGAGAGCCGTTTTTGCGGATCGTCCGTGATAAAGGAAAATGGGGCGAGTACTTGACGACACGTCAACTCGACCAAGTATCAGGATACGGAACTTATGTGTTTAATACATACTTACCGCGAGCGCGGGGCGAAGGTACGACGGAGATTGACGTAACATTCATTCATGAAAGTGGCATCTACGTGCTCGAATCGAAAAACTATAGTGGCTGGATTTTCGGTCGTGAGCAGGATCGTCAATGGACGCAGCAATTCCAGAATCGCTTTAAACAACGATTCTATAATCCGATCAAACAAAATGAAGGACATCTCAAAAGCATGCAACGCTTTTTGGAGGGGACAGATCCTGCGCTCTTCCATTCATTGATTGTCTTCAGCGAGCGGTGTGAACTGAAAAAAATCACGGTCGATTCGGCGCATGTTCGTGTCTTGAAACGAAACGTCTTACGTAAAACGATTGAGCGACTCGCGACTGAAAAACCATTGACGCCGAGTCAGGTGGATGCGATTGCTGGAAAACTCGGCGTGCATTCACAAGTCGATCGTGCTACACAGCAGGCGCATATCGAAGGAATCCGTCAACGACAGGCTAAATGA
- a CDS encoding MarR family winged helix-turn-helix transcriptional regulator: MKESEWSLGMQLSRSYYAFKRAAAKRMEAFGLTPEQFSVLSELAKQDGVSQKQLALVTERDQTTIGKILDKLGKKELIVRTPDPRDRRAVLLLMTREGRDIVDRFGPELDQLQLEAFRGLSRQQIEQLKETLETIHRNVT; this comes from the coding sequence ATGAAGGAATCAGAATGGTCGCTTGGGATGCAACTATCCCGCAGTTATTATGCGTTCAAACGTGCCGCTGCTAAACGGATGGAAGCGTTCGGTCTAACGCCAGAACAGTTTTCTGTCCTAAGTGAACTTGCTAAACAAGATGGTGTTTCGCAAAAACAACTGGCACTCGTGACGGAACGTGATCAGACGACGATTGGTAAGATTCTCGATAAACTTGGTAAAAAGGAATTAATCGTTCGGACACCCGATCCAAGGGACCGGCGAGCCGTTCTCCTTTTGATGACGCGTGAAGGACGCGACATCGTCGATCGTTTCGGTCCAGAGCTCGATCAGTTACAACTCGAAGCGTTCCGTGGACTATCGCGACAGCAAATCGAACAATTAAAGGAAACACTCGAGACCATTCACCGGAATGTGACGTGA
- a CDS encoding Bax inhibitor-1/YccA family protein: MASRFKVNPALRRGFDTARVGERPMTKSGTMSKIFLMLALVTAAAGGSWFFLAENQAFLFPALIGGFVIGLILALIITFKPATAPVLSPVYALAEGVAVGALSLVFESMYPGIVGKAVLATFVVAFAMWFVYSTGMIKVTQRFRSAVTAAILSIFVLYAVNLILSLFGVDLPFMTGSSPLALGIQFVIVIVASLSLVMDFDFISQQVRAGAPKSMEWVAAFGLIVTIIWLYIELLDLLYRLAARD; this comes from the coding sequence ATGGCTTCACGTTTTAAAGTTAACCCGGCATTGCGTCGTGGATTCGATACAGCACGTGTCGGAGAACGACCAATGACAAAGAGTGGAACGATGAGCAAGATTTTCTTGATGCTCGCTCTCGTCACGGCAGCAGCAGGGGGAAGTTGGTTCTTCCTCGCAGAAAACCAAGCGTTCCTATTCCCAGCATTAATCGGTGGATTTGTCATCGGTCTGATTCTTGCCCTGATCATTACCTTCAAACCGGCAACAGCGCCTGTTCTTTCACCAGTCTATGCACTAGCTGAAGGTGTCGCTGTCGGAGCGTTATCGCTCGTCTTTGAAAGTATGTACCCAGGCATCGTCGGAAAGGCAGTCCTTGCAACATTCGTCGTTGCGTTTGCGATGTGGTTCGTCTACTCGACGGGGATGATTAAAGTAACGCAACGTTTCCGTTCGGCGGTTACAGCGGCAATTCTCTCGATCTTCGTCTTGTACGCGGTCAACTTGATCCTGTCGTTATTCGGTGTCGATCTCCCATTCATGACAGGCAGCTCACCGCTTGCGCTCGGTATTCAGTTCGTCATCGTCATCGTCGCATCCCTGTCACTCGTGATGGATTTTGATTTCATCTCGCAACAAGTTCGCGCAGGTGCTCCAAAATCAATGGAGTGGGTCGCGGCATTCGGATTGATCGTCACGATCATCTGGCTCTATATCGAATTACTCGATCTCTTGTACCGCCTCGCGGCGCGAGACTAA
- a CDS encoding aminoglycoside N(3)-acetyltransferase: METRNMVTKSQIKEALRELGVTPGMKLFVHTSLKQIGWIPGGVQALIEALQEVVTAEGLIMMPAQSTDNSDPKNWSQPAVPEEWWETIRREMPAYDPAKTVTRGIGRVPEVFRTYPGVVRSDHPMWSVTAWGKDAAIFVADHTVENGFGPGSPIERFIEAGGQILHIGSPWDTTTVWHYAEYGLNRPDVEDGCKVREGASERFIHYRHRQIDSDAFGPIGEALENADFVTSGLIGQAKSYRIDAKASIPVVMLQLKALDQWLF; the protein is encoded by the coding sequence ATGGAAACACGAAACATGGTCACGAAATCACAAATCAAAGAAGCGTTACGCGAATTAGGTGTGACACCGGGGATGAAATTATTCGTCCATACGTCGCTCAAACAAATCGGCTGGATCCCAGGTGGTGTTCAAGCCTTGATCGAAGCATTACAGGAAGTCGTTACAGCAGAAGGCTTGATCATGATGCCGGCGCAAAGTACGGATAATTCAGACCCGAAGAACTGGAGTCAACCGGCTGTGCCTGAAGAATGGTGGGAAACAATCCGCCGGGAGATGCCTGCTTATGATCCGGCAAAAACGGTCACGCGCGGGATCGGGCGCGTACCGGAAGTCTTTCGGACGTATCCAGGTGTCGTCCGAAGCGATCATCCGATGTGGTCCGTCACTGCGTGGGGGAAAGATGCAGCAATATTCGTTGCCGACCATACAGTAGAAAACGGCTTCGGTCCGGGATCACCGATCGAACGATTCATTGAAGCGGGCGGTCAAATCCTCCATATCGGCTCACCATGGGACACGACGACCGTCTGGCATTACGCGGAATATGGATTGAATCGTCCGGACGTTGAAGATGGCTGTAAAGTCAGAGAAGGGGCATCCGAGCGGTTCATTCATTACCGACATCGTCAAATCGATAGTGATGCATTTGGTCCGATTGGTGAAGCATTAGAAAACGCAGATTTCGTGACGTCCGGTTTGATTGGTCAGGCAAAATCGTACCGAATTGATGCCAAAGCATCGATTCCTGTCGTCATGTTGCAATTAAAAGCGCTCGATCAATGGTTATTTTGA